From Cellulophaga lytica DSM 7489, a single genomic window includes:
- the mraY gene encoding phospho-N-acetylmuramoyl-pentapeptide-transferase — protein sequence MLYYLFEFLENEYQLPGASLFQFITFRAAMAIIVSLLIATVYGKKIILFLQKKQIGETVRDLGLDGQTQKAGTPTMGGLIIIMATLIPVLLFAKLDNVYILLLIVTMLWMGVIGFIDDYIKIFKKDKEGLKGKFKILGQVVLGLIVGCTLYFHPGVTIKENAIAGIATKGSVVTPISVPEIKSMATTVPLVKNNELDYTSLISWMGDGAEDYAWLIFIPIVIFIVTAVSNGANLTDGIDGLAAGTSAIIVFTLGIFAWVSGNIIFSDYLDIMFIPRSGELVVFIAAFVGALIGFLWYNAYPASVFMGDTGSLTIGGVIAVIAIIVRKELIIPVLCGIFFAESISVMLQVGYFKYTKKISGVGKRIFLMAPLHHHYQKKGYHESKIVTRFWVVSIILAIVTFVTLKVR from the coding sequence ATGTTATACTATTTATTTGAGTTTTTAGAAAATGAGTATCAATTGCCTGGAGCAAGTCTGTTTCAGTTTATCACGTTTAGAGCTGCTATGGCAATAATTGTGTCTTTGTTGATAGCTACTGTTTATGGTAAAAAAATTATTCTTTTTCTTCAAAAAAAGCAGATAGGAGAAACTGTTAGAGATTTAGGATTAGATGGGCAAACGCAAAAGGCTGGTACACCTACAATGGGTGGTTTAATTATTATTATGGCCACTTTAATTCCTGTTTTATTATTTGCAAAATTAGACAATGTGTACATTTTACTTTTAATAGTAACAATGCTTTGGATGGGGGTTATTGGTTTTATTGATGACTATATAAAAATATTTAAAAAGGACAAAGAAGGATTAAAAGGAAAATTTAAAATTCTTGGTCAAGTTGTACTTGGTTTAATTGTGGGTTGTACACTTTATTTTCATCCAGGAGTAACAATTAAAGAAAATGCAATTGCCGGTATAGCAACAAAAGGTTCTGTTGTTACACCTATTTCTGTGCCAGAAATTAAATCTATGGCTACTACTGTGCCATTGGTAAAAAACAATGAGTTAGACTATACAAGTCTTATTTCTTGGATGGGTGATGGCGCAGAAGATTACGCTTGGTTAATATTTATTCCTATTGTAATATTTATAGTAACAGCAGTATCTAACGGAGCTAATTTAACAGACGGTATAGATGGTTTGGCAGCTGGTACATCTGCAATTATAGTTTTTACGCTTGGTATTTTTGCTTGGGTATCTGGTAATATTATTTTTTCAGATTATTTAGACATTATGTTTATTCCTAGATCAGGAGAATTGGTAGTTTTTATAGCAGCATTTGTAGGTGCGCTTATTGGTTTTTTATGGTACAATGCTTACCCAGCAAGTGTTTTTATGGGAGATACAGGTAGCTTAACTATTGGTGGTGTAATTGCTGTAATTGCTATAATTGTTCGTAAAGAATTAATAATACCTGTTTTATGCGGAATCTTTTTTGCAGAGTCTATTTCTGTAATGTTGCAAGTGGGCTATTTTAAATACACTAAAAAAATATCTGGTGTGGGTAAGCGTATATTTTTAATGGCGCCTTTACATCATCATTACCAGAAAAAAGGATATCATGAGAGTAAAATAGTAACCCGTTTTTGGGTGGTAAGCATCATTTTAGCAATTGTAACTTTTGTAACCTTAAAAGTAAGATAG
- the murD gene encoding UDP-N-acetylmuramoyl-L-alanine--D-glutamate ligase — translation MKRLVILGGGESGVGTALLGIKKGYNVFVSDKGKIKEEYKKVLKHFEIDWEEEQHTESKILNADLVMKSPGIPDKVALVQKLAAKNIPVISEIEFASKYTDATIIGITGSNGKTTTTMMVNHILKEEGLHVGMAGNIGDSYAKMVSENNFDYYVLEISSFQLDGIVDFKPHIAIITNITPDHLDRYNYEFDNYITSKFRIAENQTEDDYLIYDADDEVLVSWLEKHPVKSKLIPFSLTKQFKEGVCLKNNKIHITTQNNTIEMATDNLALEGKHNLKNTMAASAASKLVNIRKATIRASIENFQGAAHRLESVLKIAHVHYVNDSKATNVNATYYALESMKSATVWIVGGVDKGNDYKSLMPLVREKVKAIICLGVDNSKIIEEFGNVVDLLVETKSMNEAVKMAYKIGQRGDTVLLSPACASFDLFENYEDRGNQFKAAVKSL, via the coding sequence GTGAAGAGGTTAGTGATTCTTGGTGGTGGAGAAAGTGGTGTTGGTACAGCACTTTTAGGAATAAAAAAAGGATACAATGTGTTTGTGTCTGATAAAGGAAAAATAAAAGAAGAATATAAAAAAGTTCTTAAACATTTTGAGATAGACTGGGAGGAGGAACAGCATACAGAATCTAAAATTTTAAATGCAGATTTGGTAATGAAAAGCCCTGGTATACCAGACAAAGTAGCCTTAGTGCAAAAATTGGCAGCTAAAAACATACCTGTAATTTCTGAAATAGAATTTGCAAGTAAGTATACAGACGCTACAATAATTGGTATTACTGGCAGTAACGGTAAAACAACCACAACAATGATGGTAAACCATATTTTAAAAGAAGAAGGTTTACACGTTGGTATGGCTGGTAATATTGGTGATAGTTACGCTAAAATGGTATCTGAAAATAACTTTGATTATTACGTATTAGAGATTAGTAGTTTTCAATTAGATGGTATTGTAGATTTTAAGCCTCATATCGCAATTATAACCAACATTACACCAGATCATTTGGATAGGTATAATTATGAGTTTGATAACTATATAACATCAAAATTTAGAATAGCAGAAAACCAAACAGAAGATGACTATTTAATTTATGATGCTGATGATGAAGTGCTTGTAAGTTGGCTAGAGAAACACCCAGTAAAATCAAAATTAATACCCTTTTCACTAACAAAACAGTTTAAAGAAGGTGTTTGTTTAAAGAATAATAAAATACATATAACGACCCAAAATAATACAATAGAGATGGCAACAGATAACTTAGCTTTAGAAGGTAAACACAATTTAAAAAATACAATGGCAGCTTCAGCAGCTTCTAAATTAGTAAATATTAGAAAAGCTACTATTAGGGCTAGTATTGAAAATTTTCAGGGTGCAGCGCATCGTTTAGAGAGTGTTTTAAAAATTGCTCACGTACATTATGTAAATGACTCTAAAGCTACTAATGTTAATGCTACATATTACGCATTAGAAAGTATGAAATCTGCTACGGTTTGGATTGTTGGTGGAGTAGACAAAGGAAACGATTACAAGTCGTTAATGCCATTGGTAAGAGAAAAAGTAAAAGCTATTATTTGTTTAGGAGTAGACAACTCTAAAATTATTGAAGAGTTTGGTAATGTTGTAGATCTGTTAGTTGAAACAAAAAGTATGAATGAAGCTGTAAAAATGGCTTATAAAATAGGTCAACGTGGTGATACTGTATTGTTATCTCCTGCTTGTGCTAGTTTTGATTTGTTTGAGAATTATGAAGATAGAGGTAATCAATTTAAAGCAGCTGTAAAAAGCTTATAA
- a CDS encoding penicillin-binding protein, producing the protein MATSEKNILTRLYIVAGFLFLFAIAVAVKLISIQVVDGDKYRKLAMDRTERVFVIEPNRGNLISDDGSLLATSVNKYTIRFDAVTVRNSDFNENIKPLSDALGKMFQKPSSYYQQLLRKARSNKNRYKLIARNLDYSDYIKIKKFPLFEKGPNRGGLIVEQKTVREHPLGKIAERSVGYERVDEEGHYTRVGLEGAFGQYLRGEEGRRLKQKIAKGQWKPIGPDNDVEPKDGYDVVSTIDINIQDIAHHALLGQLEKYNADHGCVIVMEVATGEVKAISNLGRTKNNTYYERLNYAVGESSEPGSTFKLVSMVAALEDKIIDTSTVVDTENGRWKIYDRTVRDSKWGGYGKISFGKAFEYSSNTAFAKVIHNGYKNNPEKFVDRLMEMNLNRDLGLPIKGEGKPVIRYPGDKGWSGISLAWMSHGYEVSLTPLQTLTFYNAIANGGEMVRPRLIKEVKEWNKTIYKFDKEVINPSICSKETVKKVQALLKNVVESKKGTGHKLYSPNFSMAGKTGTAQKNYVAKDPNKLQYISSFAGYFPADEPKYSCIVVVHDPDKKAGFYGADVAGPVFKSVAHKIYATSPKTDIVKGLAVSSKKLNGDYEAYYKSVQKKYRTVPNVKGMSGMDAVSLLENMGIKVVVKGNGKVKAQSVAQGTAVNGVSKITLELS; encoded by the coding sequence GTGGCTACATCAGAAAAAAACATATTAACTCGTTTGTATATAGTTGCAGGCTTTCTGTTTCTGTTTGCTATTGCTGTGGCTGTAAAGCTAATAAGTATTCAGGTAGTAGATGGTGATAAGTACCGCAAACTGGCTATGGATCGTACAGAGCGTGTTTTTGTTATAGAGCCTAACAGAGGAAACTTAATTTCTGATGATGGTAGCTTGTTGGCTACATCTGTAAATAAGTATACAATAAGGTTTGATGCTGTAACGGTTCGTAACTCAGATTTTAATGAAAATATAAAACCTTTGTCAGATGCATTGGGTAAAATGTTTCAGAAACCATCATCTTATTACCAACAACTATTAAGAAAAGCAAGGTCTAATAAAAATAGGTATAAGCTTATTGCTCGTAATTTAGATTATTCGGACTATATAAAAATTAAAAAATTTCCTCTTTTTGAAAAAGGGCCAAATAGAGGCGGACTTATAGTTGAGCAAAAAACGGTTCGTGAGCATCCTTTAGGGAAAATAGCAGAACGTAGTGTTGGTTATGAGCGTGTAGATGAAGAAGGTCATTACACTAGAGTTGGGCTAGAAGGTGCTTTTGGACAGTATTTGCGTGGTGAAGAGGGTAGGCGTTTAAAGCAGAAAATAGCAAAAGGACAGTGGAAACCAATTGGTCCAGATAATGATGTGGAGCCAAAAGATGGTTATGATGTTGTTTCTACAATAGATATTAATATACAAGATATAGCACACCACGCTTTGTTGGGTCAATTAGAAAAATATAATGCAGATCATGGTTGTGTAATTGTTATGGAGGTGGCTACAGGTGAGGTAAAGGCAATATCTAACTTGGGGCGTACTAAAAACAATACGTATTATGAGCGTCTTAACTATGCTGTAGGAGAATCTTCTGAGCCTGGGTCAACGTTTAAGTTAGTGTCTATGGTAGCGGCATTAGAAGATAAAATTATAGATACAAGTACTGTTGTTGATACAGAAAACGGACGTTGGAAAATTTATGATAGAACTGTACGTGATTCTAAATGGGGAGGTTACGGTAAAATTTCTTTTGGTAAGGCGTTTGAGTATTCTTCTAACACAGCTTTTGCTAAAGTAATACATAATGGCTATAAAAATAATCCAGAAAAATTTGTAGACCGTTTAATGGAAATGAACTTAAACCGAGATTTAGGTTTGCCTATTAAGGGAGAAGGGAAACCAGTTATTAGGTATCCTGGAGATAAAGGTTGGTCTGGTATTTCATTAGCTTGGATGTCTCACGGGTATGAGGTGTCTTTAACGCCGTTACAAACATTAACTTTTTATAATGCTATTGCTAACGGCGGGGAAATGGTAAGACCAAGGCTAATAAAAGAGGTGAAAGAGTGGAATAAAACTATTTATAAGTTTGATAAAGAGGTTATAAATCCGTCTATATGCTCTAAGGAAACAGTAAAAAAAGTACAAGCCTTATTAAAAAATGTGGTAGAAAGTAAAAAGGGTACAGGACATAAATTGTATTCTCCAAATTTTTCAATGGCTGGTAAAACAGGTACTGCGCAAAAAAACTATGTGGCTAAAGACCCAAATAAGTTGCAATACATATCATCTTTTGCAGGATATTTTCCGGCAGATGAACCAAAGTACTCTTGTATTGTAGTTGTGCATGACCCAGATAAAAAAGCAGGTTTTTATGGAGCAGATGTTGCTGGGCCTGTGTTTAAATCTGTAGCGCATAAAATATATGCTACATCACCAAAAACAGATATTGTAAAAGGTTTAGCTGTTAGTAGTAAAAAGTTAAATGGAGATTATGAAGCTTACTATAAAAGTGTTCAAAAAAAATACAGAACCGTTCCTAATGTAAAAGGAATGAGTGGTATGGATGCTGTATCTCTTTTAGAGAATATGGGGATAAAGGTAGTAGTTAAAGGAAACGGAAAAGTAAAAGCACAATCTGTGGCTCAGGGAACAGCTGTAAACGGAGTGTCTAAAATAACGTTAGAATTATCGTGA
- a CDS encoding UDP-N-acetylmuramoyl-L-alanyl-D-glutamate--2,6-diaminopimelate ligase encodes MKLLKDILYGVGIVAVNGTTDTMVNAICFDSRKVGLDDVFVAVKGTLVDGHSYIDTALNAGANAIICETMPVNLVNGITYVQVKNGNAALAIMASNFYGTPSKNLKLVGVTGTNGKTTISSLLYQLFKKAGYKVGLLSTIKIMIDDKEIKATHTTPDAITINKSLAEMNNAGVEFCFMEVSSHGIHQKRIEGLVFEGAIFTNLSHDHLDYHKTFAEYRDTKKLLFDGLPKTAWALTNIDDKNGAVMLQNTKAKKQTYALKTYADFRAQILENQFSGQLLKIDDNELWSKLIGDFNAYNMLAIYATAQLLGLEKMEILRLLSELENVDGRFQYYISGKNITAIVDYAHTPDALKNVLNTINALRTGNEDVITVVGCGGDRDKSKRPVMGHIASEMSTKVVFTSDNPRTESPSEILKEVEAGVEAQNTRKVLTIENREQAIKTACQLAQPKDIILIAGKGHETYQETNGVRIDFDDYKIVKQLLTSLEK; translated from the coding sequence GTGAAATTATTAAAAGACATATTATACGGTGTAGGTATTGTTGCTGTAAATGGCACTACAGATACTATGGTTAATGCCATATGTTTTGACTCTAGAAAAGTAGGGTTAGATGATGTATTTGTAGCTGTAAAAGGCACACTTGTAGATGGTCATAGTTATATAGATACCGCTTTAAATGCTGGTGCAAATGCTATAATATGTGAAACTATGCCAGTTAACCTGGTTAATGGTATTACATATGTACAAGTAAAAAATGGTAATGCTGCCTTGGCTATAATGGCTTCTAATTTTTACGGTACGCCATCTAAAAATTTAAAACTAGTTGGTGTAACAGGTACTAATGGTAAAACCACTATTAGCAGCTTGTTGTATCAATTATTTAAAAAAGCAGGTTATAAGGTGGGTTTACTATCAACTATTAAAATAATGATAGATGATAAAGAGATTAAGGCAACACATACAACACCAGATGCTATTACAATAAACAAATCTTTGGCAGAGATGAATAATGCAGGAGTAGAGTTTTGTTTTATGGAGGTGAGCTCTCACGGTATTCATCAAAAAAGAATAGAAGGTTTGGTTTTTGAAGGCGCCATTTTTACCAATTTATCTCATGATCATTTAGACTATCATAAAACTTTTGCAGAATATAGGGATACTAAAAAGTTGTTGTTTGATGGTCTGCCAAAAACAGCATGGGCACTTACCAATATAGATGATAAAAATGGTGCTGTTATGCTGCAAAATACCAAGGCAAAAAAGCAGACATACGCATTAAAAACATACGCAGACTTTAGAGCTCAAATATTAGAAAATCAGTTTAGCGGACAATTGCTAAAGATTGATGATAATGAGCTTTGGTCTAAATTAATAGGAGATTTTAATGCTTACAATATGCTTGCTATATATGCAACTGCGCAATTGTTAGGATTAGAAAAAATGGAAATTCTACGTCTTTTAAGTGAATTAGAAAACGTAGACGGAAGATTTCAATATTACATATCTGGTAAAAATATTACAGCTATAGTAGATTATGCTCATACTCCGGATGCTTTAAAAAATGTACTGAACACTATCAATGCATTGAGGACAGGAAATGAAGACGTCATCACCGTTGTGGGGTGTGGTGGCGACAGAGACAAGTCAAAACGTCCGGTTATGGGTCATATTGCTTCAGAAATGAGTACAAAAGTGGTTTTTACATCAGATAATCCAAGGACAGAATCTCCTTCAGAAATTTTAAAAGAGGTAGAGGCTGGTGTAGAAGCGCAAAATACGCGCAAGGTGTTAACAATAGAAAATAGAGAGCAAGCAATAAAAACTGCTTGTCAGTTAGCACAACCTAAAGATATTATTTTAATAGCAGGTAAAGGTCATGAAACATACCAAGAAACTAATGGTGTGCGCATAGATTTTGACGATTATAAAATTGTAAAACAATTACTAACAAGTTTAGAAAAGTAA
- a CDS encoding FtsL-like putative cell division protein, with protein sequence MRKGLLDILKGKFLVSGDAPKNWMFILFASFLAALMIASAHSADAKVHKIAALSEEVKELRSQFLDGRSNLQELKLESSIVEEVKKRDLYPSETPPKKIRVIPVK encoded by the coding sequence ATGAGAAAAGGATTGTTAGACATATTAAAAGGTAAGTTTTTGGTGAGTGGTGATGCTCCTAAAAATTGGATGTTTATCCTTTTTGCATCTTTTTTGGCTGCATTAATGATTGCTAGCGCGCATAGTGCAGATGCTAAAGTGCATAAAATTGCAGCCTTAAGTGAAGAGGTAAAAGAGTTGCGTAGTCAGTTTTTAGACGGGCGCTCTAATTTACAAGAGCTTAAGCTAGAGTCTTCAATAGTAGAAGAAGTTAAAAAAAGGGATTTGTATCCGTCAGAGACACCACCAAAAAAAATAAGAGTAATACCAGTTAAGTAG
- the rsmH gene encoding 16S rRNA (cytosine(1402)-N(4))-methyltransferase RsmH, whose product MSYHNPVLLKESVDGLSIKEDGVYVDVTFGGGGHSREILSRLGEKGRLIGFDQDEDALANALDDDRFLLINENFRYIKQFLKFHGIRKVDGILGDFGVSSHQFDKAERGFSTRFDADLDMRMSQKNTVSAFDVVNNYEYNDLRRVLFQYGDLRSANAMANTIIDYRQEGEIKTTDQLKQVLKKFLPAFKEHKILAQIYQAIRIEVNQEIQVIKEFLEQTNDLLVEGGRLSLISYHSLEDRLVKRYIRAGKFEGEPEKDFYGNIDVPFKKVGGLIVPSKEEIAVNNRARSAKLRIAERK is encoded by the coding sequence ATGAGTTATCATAATCCAGTTTTGTTAAAGGAGTCTGTAGATGGACTAAGTATTAAGGAAGATGGAGTGTATGTTGATGTTACTTTTGGTGGCGGAGGACACTCTAGAGAAATTTTGAGTAGGCTTGGAGAAAAAGGTAGGCTTATTGGTTTTGATCAAGATGAAGATGCGCTTGCTAATGCTTTAGATGATGATAGGTTTTTATTAATTAATGAAAATTTTAGGTATATAAAGCAGTTTTTAAAATTTCATGGTATACGTAAGGTAGACGGAATTTTAGGTGATTTTGGAGTTTCTTCACATCAGTTTGATAAGGCAGAAAGAGGTTTTTCTACTCGTTTTGATGCTGACTTAGATATGAGGATGAGTCAAAAAAATACAGTCTCTGCTTTTGATGTGGTTAATAATTATGAGTACAATGATTTAAGAAGGGTATTGTTTCAGTATGGCGATTTAAGAAGTGCTAATGCTATGGCAAATACAATTATAGATTATAGGCAAGAGGGTGAAATTAAAACTACAGATCAGTTAAAACAGGTGTTGAAAAAGTTTTTGCCTGCTTTTAAAGAGCATAAAATTTTAGCTCAAATTTATCAGGCTATACGTATAGAGGTAAATCAAGAAATACAGGTTATTAAAGAGTTTTTAGAGCAAACTAATGATTTGTTGGTTGAGGGCGGAAGATTAAGCTTAATAAGTTACCATTCATTAGAAGATAGATTGGTAAAAAGGTATATAAGAGCTGGTAAGTTTGAGGGCGAGCCAGAAAAAGATTTTTACGGAAATATAGATGTTCCGTTTAAAAAAGTAGGTGGGTTAATAGTGCCATCTAAAGAAGAAATTGCTGTAAATAACAGAGCAAGAAGTGCAAAATTAAGAATTGCAGAGCGTAAATAA